One region of Jatrophihabitans sp. genomic DNA includes:
- a CDS encoding TOMM precursor leader peptide-binding protein, giving the protein MPSPSSPLANIRPRLRNDVVFLRVDTGIYLRSSQMSCVLKGQGVYDWMAALGPRMTGEWTVAELCEGLDEARRRTAEGLVRTLLDRGFARDAVASVDAELSEQVLRRFASQINFVEHFMHATDRSPQAWFSQFRSSRVLVLGPMTGITDAAVRGLLRNGLAEVSVTGGHTEADFAEDLAELAAAGTAAEVVSLPQTPHDVGDYDVVISAVDSAHSASLLELTRRVVGADRPSPRVLPVVIHDGRATLGPVCGPAELPCWVCAQLRLAANSDPRSTADFWRGLALGGPAAAEALDDPAATGGASLIAQRMIGNALAFEVFRLRTGQLGPQEENHAVVQDLTILESSRDRVLPHPQCPLPHAVPASAAEPLTQQETLARAGVLVSPKLGLLAGWTDETVKQIPVKTGRVRLGYPGSLAAGSRQIAAFDTDVILDARAQAVLAAVSTYIGRLGPLPGSGWHGEEGAGDGAEAPLIEARSLDTHSGTELPAGLRSLRSLPVTSMHGDGPRRAPAAAVYPFSAANADLEFEPTSAGSAAGWSVAEVQERGLCTALAFRAARSAIRAGAPLDRLADPALAADDESAFLLDSLRHLGRRPRVLVLPGAGPAFAVLVVIDGASPDEPGEWAIGSGLSPLAAVRTGLRQAVGAAMLRHYEGTPADLGDPLLGELDPRVFAEADPAPGGAASDTAYLDRPAVTVAEVLTGLAATGSQAYYADTTTLDCRSVGGLVAGAVLLAAR; this is encoded by the coding sequence ATGCCATCTCCGAGCTCCCCGCTCGCCAACATCCGCCCCAGGCTGCGCAACGACGTCGTGTTCCTTCGGGTTGACACCGGCATCTACCTCCGGAGCTCGCAGATGTCGTGCGTCCTGAAGGGCCAGGGCGTCTATGACTGGATGGCCGCGCTCGGCCCCCGGATGACCGGCGAGTGGACGGTCGCCGAGCTGTGCGAGGGACTCGACGAGGCCCGGCGCCGCACCGCCGAGGGCCTCGTGCGCACGCTGCTGGACCGCGGCTTCGCGCGCGACGCCGTCGCGTCGGTGGACGCCGAGCTGTCCGAGCAGGTGCTGCGCCGGTTCGCTTCGCAGATCAACTTCGTGGAGCACTTCATGCACGCCACCGACCGCTCGCCCCAGGCGTGGTTCAGCCAGTTCCGGTCCTCGCGGGTGCTCGTGCTCGGGCCGATGACCGGCATCACCGACGCGGCCGTGCGCGGCCTGCTGCGCAACGGCCTCGCCGAGGTCTCGGTGACCGGCGGGCACACGGAGGCGGACTTCGCAGAGGATCTGGCCGAACTCGCCGCGGCGGGCACTGCGGCCGAGGTGGTGTCGCTGCCGCAGACGCCGCACGACGTGGGCGACTACGACGTGGTGATCTCCGCGGTGGACAGCGCGCACAGCGCGAGCCTGCTCGAGCTGACCCGGCGGGTGGTCGGCGCCGACCGGCCGAGCCCCCGGGTGTTGCCGGTGGTCATCCACGACGGGCGCGCGACCCTCGGCCCGGTCTGCGGGCCCGCGGAGCTTCCGTGCTGGGTCTGCGCCCAGCTTCGGCTGGCGGCCAACTCCGATCCGCGCAGCACTGCCGACTTTTGGCGTGGGCTGGCCCTGGGCGGACCGGCCGCGGCAGAGGCGCTCGACGATCCGGCCGCGACCGGCGGCGCCAGCCTGATCGCGCAACGCATGATCGGCAACGCGCTCGCCTTCGAGGTCTTCCGACTGCGCACCGGCCAGCTCGGCCCGCAGGAGGAGAACCACGCCGTGGTCCAGGACCTGACCATCCTGGAATCCAGTCGCGACCGGGTGCTGCCGCATCCGCAGTGCCCGCTGCCGCACGCGGTGCCCGCGTCGGCGGCCGAGCCGCTGACCCAGCAGGAGACCTTGGCCCGCGCCGGCGTCCTGGTGTCGCCGAAGCTGGGCCTGCTCGCCGGCTGGACCGACGAGACGGTGAAGCAGATCCCTGTCAAGACCGGACGGGTCCGGCTGGGCTACCCCGGATCGTTGGCCGCCGGCAGCAGGCAGATCGCGGCGTTCGACACCGACGTCATCCTGGACGCGCGGGCTCAGGCGGTGCTCGCCGCCGTCTCCACCTACATCGGCCGGCTCGGGCCGCTGCCCGGCTCCGGGTGGCACGGCGAGGAGGGCGCCGGGGACGGCGCCGAGGCGCCGCTCATCGAGGCACGCAGCCTCGACACGCACAGCGGGACCGAGCTGCCGGCAGGCCTGCGCTCGCTCCGATCGCTGCCGGTCACGTCGATGCACGGCGACGGCCCGCGGCGGGCGCCAGCGGCTGCGGTCTACCCGTTCTCGGCGGCCAATGCCGACCTGGAGTTCGAGCCGACCTCGGCAGGGTCGGCGGCCGGCTGGAGCGTGGCGGAGGTCCAGGAACGCGGGCTCTGCACAGCGCTGGCCTTCCGGGCCGCGCGCTCGGCGATCCGAGCCGGCGCACCGCTGGACCGGCTCGCCGACCCGGCACTGGCCGCCGACGACGAATCCGCCTTCCTGCTGGACAGCCTGCGTCATCTGGGCCGTCGACCGCGGGTGCTGGTGCTGCCCGGGGCCGGCCCTGCCTTCGCGGTGCTGGTCGTCATCGACGGCGCGAGCCCCGACGAGCCGGGCGAGTGGGCCATCGGTTCGGGGCTGTCACCGCTGGCGGCGGTCCGGACGGGCCTGCGCCAAGCGGTCGGCGCGGCGATGCTACGGCACTACGAGGGCACGCCGGCAGACCTGGGCGATCCCCTGCTCGGCGAGCTCGACCCCCGGGTGTTCGCCGAAGCGGACCCGGCCCCCGGCGGGGCCGCCAGCGACACTGCCTACCTCGATCGCCCGGCCGTGACCGTGGCCGAGGTGCTGACCGGCCTGGCCGCCACCGGCAGCCAGGCCTACTACGCCGACACCACCACGCTCGACTGCCGGTCAGTCGGAGGCCTGGTCGCCGGCGCCGTCCTGCTGGCCGCGCGGTAG
- a CDS encoding CapA family protein, with the protein MLLNSRGDMALALTGAAGLVLLAACSGSSTPSNSASVSASQPGSASVSASQSGSTPSGSAGQSGSASQSGSAGQSGSASASSSAAGGVVRIGLAGDVHFALRTADRLAANPASVFGPAVKGLSAPDLTMVNLETAIAVGGAPENKSFTFQAPPSAFTALNAAGIDLVSMANNHAADYGADGLAQTLDAIKRTRFPVVGLGANATAAYAPYYIEINGVRLAFIAAHQVREETLANFSATSTSPGVASAYSELLPLAVRAAKARADAVIVYLHWGTEYVHCPNTDQVGLADRLAAEGASAVVGTHAHGLQGAGWRPDGAYVAYGLGNYLWWYSFGDGRDDTGVLTLTLTGSKVTAASFAPARLDERGIAAPATGETASRIRSEFEQFRQCADLLPAPPR; encoded by the coding sequence ATGCTCCTGAACTCCCGAGGCGATATGGCCCTGGCCCTCACCGGCGCCGCCGGCCTAGTGCTACTGGCCGCGTGCAGCGGCTCGTCCACGCCGTCGAACTCGGCTTCGGTCAGCGCGAGCCAGCCCGGCTCGGCCTCGGTCAGCGCGAGCCAGTCCGGCTCGACTCCATCCGGCTCGGCCGGCCAGTCCGGTTCAGCCAGCCAGTCCGGTTCAGCCGGCCAGTCCGGTTCAGCCAGCGCGTCCAGCTCGGCGGCCGGCGGGGTCGTGCGGATCGGCTTGGCCGGCGACGTGCACTTCGCACTGCGCACCGCTGACCGGTTGGCCGCCAACCCGGCGAGCGTGTTCGGCCCGGCCGTGAAGGGGCTGTCCGCTCCTGATCTGACCATGGTCAACCTCGAGACGGCGATAGCGGTGGGCGGCGCCCCGGAGAACAAGAGCTTCACCTTCCAGGCGCCACCGTCGGCGTTCACGGCGCTCAACGCCGCTGGCATCGACCTGGTCTCGATGGCCAACAACCACGCCGCCGACTACGGCGCCGACGGCCTGGCCCAGACCCTGGACGCCATCAAGCGGACCCGCTTTCCGGTGGTCGGTCTCGGCGCCAACGCGACTGCGGCCTACGCGCCGTACTATATCGAGATCAACGGCGTGCGGCTGGCCTTCATCGCCGCCCACCAGGTGCGGGAGGAGACGCTGGCCAACTTCTCAGCCACCAGCACCAGTCCTGGCGTGGCCAGCGCCTACTCCGAACTGCTGCCGCTGGCGGTGCGCGCGGCCAAGGCACGCGCGGACGCGGTGATCGTGTACCTGCACTGGGGCACCGAGTACGTCCACTGCCCGAACACCGACCAGGTGGGGCTGGCGGACCGGCTGGCCGCCGAGGGCGCCAGCGCCGTGGTCGGCACCCACGCCCACGGCCTGCAGGGCGCCGGCTGGCGTCCGGACGGCGCCTACGTCGCCTACGGCCTGGGCAACTACCTGTGGTGGTACTCCTTCGGCGACGGGCGCGACGACACCGGCGTGCTTACTCTGACGCTGACCGGCAGCAAGGTCACCGCCGCGTCCTTCGCTCCGGCCAGGCTGGACGAGCGGGGCATCGCGGCGCCGGCCACCGGTGAGACGGCGAGCCGGATCAGGTCTGAGTTCGAGCAGTTCCGCCAGTGCGCCGACCTGCTGCCGGCGCCGCCTCGCTAG
- a CDS encoding RDD family protein yields the protein MDFEPTARSASRTLAALPLSHPCAPPAARMRASAVDLLAIWAWLAAIAALSRIPALRRTGYAALFRRRATADAAQFITGVLPAVLYLAAGEAGGAHASRGKRSAGLVVLGPNQTWPGRRRVLARTAVKLLPWQLAHLAVNRAVGVGVARAPKLAAAGFGLSLALAGASVGLAMSRSDGRALHDLVAGTHVVPAEDRARAGEPAADSDAGGMSPTPAAPPSEAAPAAGRRTGGTARTQT from the coding sequence ATGGATTTTGAACCCACCGCTCGATCCGCGTCGCGCACGCTTGCTGCCCTGCCGCTGTCTCATCCCTGCGCGCCGCCGGCAGCCCGGATGCGGGCCTCGGCCGTCGACCTCCTGGCGATCTGGGCCTGGCTCGCCGCGATTGCGGCGTTGTCCCGGATTCCGGCGCTGCGGCGCACCGGTTATGCCGCGCTGTTCCGCCGTCGGGCCACCGCCGACGCCGCGCAGTTCATCACCGGGGTGCTACCGGCGGTGCTCTATCTGGCGGCGGGTGAAGCCGGCGGCGCGCACGCCAGCCGGGGCAAGCGGTCCGCCGGGCTGGTGGTCCTGGGGCCGAACCAGACCTGGCCCGGGCGCCGTCGTGTGCTGGCCCGGACAGCGGTCAAACTGCTGCCCTGGCAACTGGCGCATCTGGCGGTGAATCGCGCTGTGGGAGTCGGGGTGGCCCGGGCGCCGAAGCTGGCGGCCGCCGGGTTCGGGCTGTCGCTGGCCCTGGCGGGGGCATCGGTGGGGCTGGCGATGAGTCGCTCGGACGGCCGAGCGCTGCACGACCTCGTCGCCGGAACGCACGTGGTTCCGGCCGAGGACCGGGCGCGAGCGGGGGAGCCGGCGGCTGACTCAGACGCTGGGGGGATGAGCCCGACCCCGGCTGCGCCGCCTAGCGAGGCGGCGCCGGCAGCAGGTCGGCGCACTGGCGGAACTGCTCGAACTCAGACCTGA
- the thrS gene encoding threonine--tRNA ligase gives MSSVVSQSTVQADRPSVAVAAGTTPRAALEAAGVDLNGPSGAVVVRDSRGELRDLDVPFAAADDVEPVAIDSPDGLAVLRHSTAHVMAQAVQQLFPGTLLGIGPPIENGFYYDFLPDRPFTPEDLGAIEKKMTEIIKAAQRFSRREISDSQARAELAGEKFKLELIGLKGGAAGDSGSEAASHTGTELDAEEMSQVGGGALTMYDNLDRDGELAWTDLCRGPHLPTTRRIPAFKLMRTAAAYWRGDQDNEQLQRIYGTAWPSKDALKAYLVLLEEAAKRDHRRLGAELDLFSFPDELGSGLAVFHPKGGILRRVMEDYVRQRHAEEGFEFVSTPHISKEGLFHTSGHLPYYADSMFPPMELENAAYRLKAMNCPMHNLIYRARGRSYRELPLRLFELGNVYRFEKSGVVHGLTRVRGLTMDDSHSYCTPEQAPAEIKHLLDFCLGLFRDFGLEDFYLELSTRDDSKPDKFIGTDEQWEAATSILNVVAAESGLDLVPDPGGAAYYGPKISVQARDAIGRTWQMSTIQYDFNQPAGFGLEYQAADGTRHQPVMIHSAKFGSVERFIGVLIEHYAGAFPAWLAPVQVIAIPVSDEQVGYLHGIAALLKTRGIRVEVDASSDRMQKKIRTAQQAKTPFMLIAGGKDAEDGAVSFRFRDGEQLNGVKVERAADQIAAFVASRANHSPSLADFAVAEADGSTVAEQP, from the coding sequence GTGTCCAGCGTCGTGTCGCAGTCCACCGTCCAGGCCGATCGGCCGTCGGTTGCGGTCGCCGCCGGAACGACTCCGCGCGCCGCGCTCGAAGCGGCCGGCGTCGACCTCAACGGGCCCTCCGGAGCGGTGGTGGTGCGCGACTCGCGCGGTGAGCTGCGCGACCTGGACGTGCCCTTCGCCGCCGCCGACGACGTCGAGCCGGTCGCGATCGACTCACCCGACGGGCTGGCGGTGCTGCGGCACTCCACCGCCCACGTGATGGCCCAGGCGGTGCAGCAGCTGTTCCCCGGCACGCTGCTGGGCATCGGGCCGCCGATCGAGAACGGCTTCTACTACGACTTCCTGCCCGACCGGCCGTTCACCCCGGAGGACCTCGGGGCGATCGAGAAGAAGATGACCGAGATCATCAAGGCAGCGCAGCGCTTCTCCCGACGCGAGATCAGCGACTCCCAGGCGCGCGCGGAGCTGGCCGGCGAGAAGTTCAAGCTGGAGTTGATCGGCCTCAAGGGCGGCGCGGCCGGCGACTCGGGCTCGGAGGCCGCAAGTCACACCGGGACCGAGCTGGACGCCGAGGAGATGTCCCAGGTCGGCGGCGGCGCGCTGACGATGTATGACAACCTCGACCGCGACGGCGAGCTGGCCTGGACCGACCTGTGCCGCGGACCGCACCTGCCCACGACCCGGCGGATTCCGGCGTTCAAGCTGATGCGCACCGCCGCGGCGTACTGGCGCGGTGACCAGGACAACGAGCAACTGCAGCGGATCTACGGCACGGCCTGGCCGAGCAAGGACGCCCTCAAGGCCTACCTGGTGCTGCTGGAGGAGGCAGCCAAGCGCGACCACCGCAGGCTCGGCGCCGAGCTCGACCTGTTCAGCTTCCCCGACGAGCTCGGGTCGGGCCTGGCGGTGTTCCACCCCAAGGGCGGCATCCTGCGCCGCGTGATGGAGGACTACGTCCGGCAGCGGCACGCCGAGGAGGGTTTCGAGTTCGTCAGCACCCCGCACATCAGCAAGGAAGGCCTGTTCCACACCTCGGGCCACCTGCCGTACTACGCCGACAGCATGTTCCCGCCGATGGAGCTGGAGAATGCCGCCTACCGGCTCAAGGCGATGAACTGCCCGATGCACAACCTGATCTACCGGGCACGCGGGCGGTCCTACCGCGAGCTGCCGCTGCGGCTGTTCGAGCTGGGCAACGTGTACCGCTTCGAGAAGTCAGGCGTGGTGCACGGGCTGACCCGGGTACGCGGGCTCACCATGGACGACTCGCACAGCTACTGCACTCCTGAGCAGGCGCCGGCCGAGATCAAGCACCTGCTCGACTTCTGCCTCGGCCTGTTCCGCGACTTCGGGCTGGAGGACTTCTACCTGGAGCTGTCCACCCGTGACGACTCCAAGCCGGACAAGTTCATCGGCACCGACGAGCAATGGGAAGCGGCGACGTCGATCCTCAACGTGGTCGCGGCCGAGTCCGGGCTCGACCTCGTCCCCGATCCTGGCGGCGCCGCTTACTACGGGCCCAAGATCTCGGTGCAGGCCAGGGATGCGATCGGCCGCACCTGGCAGATGTCGACCATCCAGTACGACTTCAACCAACCGGCCGGTTTCGGGTTGGAGTACCAGGCCGCCGACGGCACCCGGCATCAGCCGGTGATGATCCACTCGGCGAAGTTCGGCTCGGTGGAGCGATTCATCGGCGTGCTGATCGAGCACTACGCGGGCGCCTTCCCCGCATGGCTGGCGCCCGTGCAGGTCATCGCGATCCCGGTGAGCGACGAGCAGGTCGGCTACCTGCACGGGATCGCGGCGTTGCTCAAGACCCGCGGGATCAGGGTCGAGGTGGATGCCAGCTCCGATCGGATGCAGAAGAAGATCCGGACGGCGCAGCAGGCCAAGACGCCCTTCATGCTGATCGCCGGGGGCAAGGACGCCGAGGACGGCGCGGTGTCGTTCCGGTTCCGAGACGGCGAGCAGCTCAACGGCGTCAAGGTCGAACGGGCGGCGGATCAGATCGCGGCGTTCGTGGCGAGCCGGGCCAACCACTCGCCCTCGCTCGCCGACTTCGCTGTCGCGGAAGCGGACGGCTCGACGGTTGCCGAGCAGCCGTGA
- a CDS encoding TOMM precursor leader peptide-binding protein produces the protein MSSLKADPILGSVDVVRNHLASLPMGGIVLDLGVLGFPGGNSQFRGGELAYPIRLYAGTAVLGPLYRTDGSSAPCVECLERRWLSLRPVEERRAIEDGADFFTPHEDATCAPFVLEQLAQLVLAETAAGLPASGLGRVVELRFADLAVTRHDLLPDSECQRCATPAADTAEAAAMPLRSRPKTHASDYRGAKVSELALPLGAYVNKLCGSLARQTVQVYQCSATLPVSGYFRVRSKYDYHEMWWSGQSQSVASSERYGVLEGLERYAGQFPRARRTSVQGSYRELRSDALDPATVGTYQPEFYANHTEYYEPFDQDTPMRWVWGYSFAEQRPTLVPEQLVYYLDRHPDKKFVQESSSGCASGTSAEEALLHGMLELIERDAFLLSWYAGARLPEIDTATCADEEIQFILDRVSRLGYRMRLFDMRVDIGVPAVMAVAERLDGGLGRLCFAAGASMDPIEAVRSAISETATYIPGMDERVQARLPELQAMVHDYKQVHELAQHALLYGLPEMASAADFLLNAEPARSMQSLYADWLEQRPATLDLADDVRFLLDRLAAVGSDVLVVDQTCPEQHGAGVHTLAVITPGLIPIDFGWERQRALSHPRLHAFVEGRLAEISSREHGFGPTGLNLRPHPFP, from the coding sequence GTGTCGAGTCTGAAGGCCGATCCCATCCTGGGCAGCGTCGACGTCGTGCGGAACCACCTGGCGAGCCTGCCGATGGGCGGCATCGTCCTCGACCTCGGCGTGCTCGGATTTCCGGGCGGCAACAGCCAGTTCCGCGGCGGTGAGCTGGCCTATCCGATCCGGCTGTACGCAGGCACTGCGGTGCTGGGCCCGCTGTACCGCACCGACGGTTCCAGCGCGCCCTGCGTCGAATGCCTGGAGCGGCGCTGGCTGTCTCTGCGTCCGGTCGAGGAACGCCGGGCGATCGAGGACGGCGCCGACTTCTTCACGCCGCACGAGGACGCGACCTGCGCGCCGTTCGTGCTGGAGCAGCTGGCCCAACTCGTCCTCGCTGAGACGGCCGCGGGCCTGCCGGCCTCCGGCCTGGGCCGGGTCGTGGAGCTGCGCTTCGCCGACCTGGCCGTCACCCGGCACGACCTGCTGCCCGACTCCGAGTGCCAACGGTGCGCCACTCCCGCCGCCGACACCGCCGAGGCGGCGGCGATGCCCTTGCGCTCACGCCCGAAGACGCATGCCAGCGACTACCGCGGCGCGAAGGTCTCGGAGCTGGCGTTGCCGCTCGGGGCCTACGTCAACAAGCTCTGCGGGTCACTGGCCAGGCAGACGGTGCAGGTCTACCAGTGCAGCGCGACGCTGCCGGTCAGTGGCTACTTCCGGGTGCGCAGCAAGTACGACTACCACGAGATGTGGTGGAGCGGGCAGTCCCAGAGCGTGGCCAGCAGCGAGCGGTACGGCGTCCTGGAGGGACTGGAGCGCTACGCCGGCCAGTTCCCGCGCGCGAGACGGACCAGCGTCCAGGGCTCCTACCGTGAACTGCGTTCCGACGCGCTGGATCCCGCCACCGTGGGGACCTACCAACCGGAGTTCTACGCCAACCACACCGAGTACTACGAGCCCTTCGACCAGGACACCCCGATGCGCTGGGTGTGGGGCTACTCCTTCGCCGAGCAGCGTCCGACGCTGGTGCCCGAGCAGCTGGTCTACTACCTCGACCGGCACCCGGACAAGAAGTTCGTCCAGGAGAGCTCCAGCGGTTGCGCCAGCGGCACCAGCGCCGAGGAGGCCCTGCTGCACGGCATGCTCGAGCTGATCGAGCGCGACGCCTTCCTGCTCAGCTGGTACGCCGGGGCCCGGCTGCCCGAGATCGACACCGCGACGTGCGCCGACGAGGAGATCCAGTTCATCCTCGACCGGGTCAGCCGGCTGGGCTATCGGATGCGGCTGTTCGACATGCGCGTCGACATCGGCGTGCCGGCGGTGATGGCCGTCGCCGAGCGGTTGGACGGCGGCCTCGGCCGGCTCTGCTTCGCCGCCGGCGCGAGCATGGATCCGATCGAGGCGGTGCGCTCTGCGATCTCTGAGACCGCCACCTACATCCCCGGGATGGACGAGCGGGTCCAGGCGCGGTTGCCCGAGCTGCAGGCGATGGTGCACGACTACAAGCAGGTGCACGAGCTGGCGCAGCACGCCCTGCTGTACGGGCTGCCCGAGATGGCGTCCGCGGCGGACTTCCTGCTCAACGCCGAGCCCGCGCGGTCGATGCAGTCGCTGTACGCGGACTGGCTCGAGCAGCGTCCGGCCACGCTGGACCTGGCCGACGACGTGCGGTTCCTGCTGGACCGACTCGCCGCGGTCGGCAGCGACGTCCTCGTCGTGGACCAGACCTGCCCTGAGCAGCATGGCGCCGGCGTGCACACGCTGGCGGTGATCACCCCGGGGCTGATCCCGATCGACTTCGGCTGGGAGCGCCAGCGGGCGCTGAGCCACCCGCGCCTGCACGCCTTCGTCGAGGGCCGGCTGGCCGAGATCTCCTCACGTGAGCACGGGTTCGGCCCCACCGGGCTGAACCTGCGTCCGCACCCGTTCCCGTAA
- a CDS encoding HIT domain-containing protein: MTGPELEAADNYAGTPDAFQRLWTPHRMVYIGGEGKPVSDAAKHCPFCELPARSDADALIISRGELAFAVLNLYPYNPGHLMVVPYRHVGDYTDLTAAEAAEVALFTQRAMAALRAATRPQGFNIGMNQGAVGGAGIAAHLHQHVVPRWGGDMNFMPVIGHTRVLPQLLSEARDQLAEHWPRA; this comes from the coding sequence GTGACGGGTCCGGAGCTGGAGGCCGCGGACAATTACGCCGGCACTCCGGACGCCTTCCAGCGGCTGTGGACGCCGCACCGGATGGTGTACATCGGCGGTGAGGGCAAGCCGGTCTCTGACGCCGCGAAGCACTGCCCGTTCTGCGAGCTGCCGGCCCGCTCAGACGCCGACGCGCTGATCATCAGCCGCGGCGAGTTGGCCTTCGCCGTGCTCAACCTCTACCCCTACAACCCGGGTCACCTGATGGTGGTGCCCTACCGGCACGTCGGTGACTACACCGACCTTACTGCCGCTGAAGCGGCCGAGGTCGCCCTGTTCACCCAACGCGCGATGGCGGCGTTGCGGGCCGCCACCCGTCCGCAGGGCTTCAACATCGGGATGAATCAGGGCGCTGTCGGCGGCGCCGGCATCGCGGCGCACCTGCACCAGCACGTCGTCCCGCGGTGGGGCGGTGACATGAACTTCATGCCGGTGATCGGCCACACCCGAGTGCTTCCCCAGTTGCTGTCCGAGGCCCGCGACCAGTTAGCCGAGCACTGGCCGCGGGCCTGA
- a CDS encoding SagB family peptide dehydrogenase gives MTEQSTQVVQDYVETVFRRGREPMEPVDFQPNFADQPSRHKTYLGGVARFPLPEGAGVRLRPTADVLFAPPPEEDGQPWTMESLATLLRLSYGQLDRRLRVSWNQDTDARVLYPESLWGRGTASGGGMYPLEIYWVAGPGAPMTPGVYHYSTAHHGFERLLVGDLTEDVRAACDDQLGTGVGPADGFLLVSTRFWKNSFKYNSFCYHVVTQDCGAILGSFEVIARGLGRRLGRVLWFDDERLNDLLGLDTMAESVLAVVPLPFAPRQDEPRAPEAGRGGLIDRPSFERSQVTIEFEQVTQVHRAVLADRRPRPDRAAATGLRPVRPTGLAELALPDPRAGDLGTDLDQALRTRHTSFGSFTGSHPMTLQELSTVLAGASSARNYPSDVAPTGTGFTGLYVLANRVTGLATGSYRYDPDSHCLQVVQERPVSDFLQRNYYLSNYNLDQVGAVLAISARWVSTVEAYGNRGYRVLNAEVGAVAQTAYVAASAAGVGCGAVLGFDNLSIDEAVGLDRSDERTFLFVLLGHERADSAHFDYRLI, from the coding sequence ATGACCGAGCAGAGCACCCAGGTGGTGCAGGACTACGTAGAGACCGTGTTCCGGCGCGGTCGGGAGCCGATGGAGCCGGTCGACTTCCAGCCGAACTTCGCTGACCAGCCGTCCCGGCACAAGACCTATCTCGGCGGCGTGGCGCGCTTTCCGCTGCCCGAGGGCGCCGGGGTCCGCCTGCGGCCGACCGCCGACGTGCTGTTCGCGCCGCCACCGGAAGAGGACGGCCAGCCGTGGACGATGGAGTCGCTGGCCACGCTGCTGCGGCTGTCCTACGGCCAGCTGGACCGCCGGCTGCGGGTGAGCTGGAACCAGGACACCGATGCGCGGGTGCTGTATCCGGAATCGCTGTGGGGCCGCGGCACGGCCTCCGGTGGCGGCATGTACCCGCTGGAGATCTACTGGGTGGCCGGCCCCGGCGCCCCCATGACCCCGGGGGTCTATCACTACTCCACCGCCCACCATGGCTTCGAGCGGCTGCTGGTGGGCGACCTGACCGAGGACGTGCGGGCCGCCTGCGACGATCAGCTAGGAACGGGCGTGGGGCCGGCTGACGGCTTCCTGCTCGTCAGCACCCGGTTCTGGAAGAACTCCTTCAAGTACAACAGCTTCTGCTACCACGTGGTCACCCAGGACTGCGGGGCGATCCTCGGCTCGTTCGAAGTGATCGCCCGCGGTCTGGGCCGGCGGCTGGGGCGGGTGCTGTGGTTCGACGACGAGCGGCTCAACGACCTGCTCGGGCTGGACACCATGGCCGAGTCGGTGCTCGCGGTGGTGCCGCTGCCCTTCGCCCCACGCCAGGACGAGCCTCGCGCGCCCGAGGCCGGACGCGGCGGTCTCATCGACCGCCCCAGCTTCGAGCGGTCACAGGTCACGATCGAGTTCGAGCAGGTCACGCAGGTGCATCGCGCGGTGCTGGCCGACCGCCGCCCGCGCCCGGACCGGGCCGCCGCGACCGGGTTGCGTCCGGTCCGGCCGACCGGACTGGCCGAACTGGCACTGCCCGATCCCCGCGCCGGTGACCTGGGCACCGACCTCGACCAGGCGCTGCGGACCCGGCACACCAGCTTCGGCTCGTTCACCGGCTCCCATCCGATGACCCTGCAGGAGCTGTCCACCGTGCTCGCCGGCGCCAGCTCCGCGCGAAACTACCCCTCGGACGTGGCGCCCACCGGAACCGGCTTCACCGGCTTGTACGTGCTGGCCAACCGGGTCACCGGGCTGGCCACCGGCAGCTACCGCTACGACCCGGACTCCCACTGCCTGCAGGTGGTGCAAGAGCGCCCAGTGTCCGACTTCCTGCAGCGCAACTACTACCTGAGCAACTACAACCTCGACCAGGTGGGCGCGGTGCTGGCGATCTCGGCGCGCTGGGTGAGCACCGTAGAGGCCTATGGCAACCGGGGTTACCGGGTGCTCAACGCCGAGGTGGGCGCGGTGGCGCAGACCGCCTATGTGGCGGCGAGCGCAGCCGGCGTCGGATGCGGCGCGGTGCTGGGCTTTGACAACCTCTCCATCGACGAGGCGGTCGGGCTCGACCGTTCGGACGAGCGCACCTTCCTGTTCGTGCTACTGGGTCACGAACGGGCCGACAGCGCGCACTTCGACTACCGACTGATCTGA